In one Desulfoferula mesophila genomic region, the following are encoded:
- the trxB gene encoding thioredoxin-disulfide reductase codes for MPLHDMVIIGGGPAGLTAGLYAARARLDVVLLERLSPGGQVLTTDMVENWPGDVDGVSGFELADRMRDHALKFGLKIQSAEITKLSADGKFKVLSGPDGELRAKAVVLAVGAQPKKLDVPGEELLIGKGVSYCGTCDGPFYRDQTVICFGGGDTAAEECVFLTRFAKKVYLAHRRDELRAAGILAERVMNNPKIEVLWSQAPLEIKGEAKVEAVRLKKLKTDEEYDLPCDGAFVFVGTSPNTEFLRGVVDMDRQGFIICDRDQHTSMNGVFAAGDCCSKLLRQIVVAAGEGALATYAAQRYLEEVHE; via the coding sequence GTGCCTTTACACGATATGGTCATAATCGGCGGAGGGCCGGCGGGCCTCACCGCCGGCCTGTACGCCGCCCGAGCCCGCTTGGACGTGGTTCTGCTGGAGCGCCTGAGTCCCGGTGGCCAGGTGTTGACCACCGATATGGTGGAAAACTGGCCCGGCGACGTGGACGGAGTGTCCGGATTCGAACTGGCCGATCGCATGCGCGACCACGCCTTGAAGTTCGGACTGAAGATCCAGAGCGCGGAGATCACCAAGCTGTCGGCCGACGGCAAGTTCAAGGTTCTGAGCGGCCCCGACGGGGAGCTGAGAGCCAAGGCGGTGGTCTTGGCGGTGGGCGCCCAGCCCAAAAAGCTGGATGTCCCAGGCGAGGAGTTGCTCATCGGCAAGGGGGTGTCCTATTGCGGCACCTGCGACGGGCCCTTTTACCGCGACCAGACGGTCATCTGCTTCGGCGGGGGCGATACCGCCGCCGAGGAGTGCGTGTTCCTCACCCGCTTCGCCAAGAAGGTGTACCTGGCCCACCGGCGCGACGAGCTCCGCGCGGCCGGCATCCTGGCCGAAAGGGTGATGAACAACCCCAAGATCGAGGTGCTTTGGTCCCAGGCTCCCTTGGAGATCAAGGGCGAGGCCAAGGTGGAGGCGGTGCGGCTCAAGAAACTCAAGACCGATGAGGAATACGATCTGCCCTGCGACGGCGCCTTCGTGTTCGTGGGCACCTCGCCCAACACCGAGTTCCTGCGGGGCGTGGTGGACATGGACCGTCAAGGCTTTATCATTTGCGATCGGGATCAACACACCAGCATGAACGGAGTGTTCGCCGCCGGCGATTGTTGCAGCAAGCTGCTGCGCCAGATCGTGGTGGCGGCGGGCGAAGGGGCACTGGCCACCTATGCCGCCCAACGTTACCTGGAAGAGGTGCATGAGTAG
- the trxA gene encoding thioredoxin has translation MSDNVLQVSDDNFEAEILKNEGPALVDFWASWCGPCRAIAPVVEELAEQYAGKVKVAKMNVDESPKTPGQYGIRAIPTLILFKDGKVADQITGAVSKSHLEAAINKQLD, from the coding sequence ATGTCAGACAACGTCTTACAAGTCAGCGACGACAATTTCGAGGCGGAAATCCTGAAGAACGAAGGACCCGCCTTGGTGGATTTCTGGGCATCCTGGTGCGGACCCTGTCGCGCCATCGCTCCCGTGGTAGAGGAACTGGCCGAGCAGTACGCCGGCAAGGTGAAGGTGGCCAAGATGAACGTGGACGAGAGCCCCAAGACTCCCGGCCAGTACGGCATCCGCGCCATCCCAACCCTGATCCTGTTCAAGGACGGCAAAGTGGCCGATCAGATCACCGGCGCGGTGAGCAAGTCGCATCTAGAAGCGGCTATCAACAAGCAGCTGGACTGA
- a CDS encoding outer membrane protein assembly factor BamD — protein sequence MSRVFKSALIVALLLALALAAGCDWFSSGSGVQDEAFDTPAQVLANEAETMYREGEYEQSAELFQALKDRFPYSRYALLADLRVGDAYAKAERYEEAILAYEDFIRLHPKNDAVPYAIYQMGMVYFDQMLTPDRDPANADKAMETFQRLMKQYPSSEWAVKAQPRLQEATRRAASHDMVVGQYYYNTAKYRAAMSRFKRVLTHYPDVGLYDEAMHKLRLAQDKWNALPKREREGEAIDRRDLTAPLPGVETPDVLLGGHESPL from the coding sequence ATGAGTAGAGTTTTTAAATCGGCGCTTATCGTCGCGCTGCTCTTGGCCCTGGCCTTGGCGGCGGGGTGCGATTGGTTTAGCAGCGGTTCGGGGGTGCAGGACGAGGCCTTCGACACCCCGGCCCAGGTTTTGGCCAACGAGGCCGAGACCATGTACCGCGAAGGTGAATACGAGCAATCCGCCGAACTGTTCCAGGCGCTCAAGGACCGCTTCCCCTACAGCCGCTACGCCTTGCTGGCCGACCTGAGGGTGGGCGACGCCTATGCCAAGGCCGAGCGCTACGAAGAGGCGATCCTGGCCTACGAGGACTTCATCCGGCTGCACCCCAAGAACGACGCGGTTCCCTACGCCATCTATCAGATGGGCATGGTCTACTTCGATCAGATGTTGACCCCGGACCGGGACCCGGCCAACGCCGACAAGGCCATGGAGACCTTCCAACGCCTGATGAAGCAGTATCCCAGCAGCGAGTGGGCGGTGAAGGCCCAACCCCGTCTGCAGGAGGCCACCCGCCGCGCCGCGTCCCACGACATGGTGGTGGGCCAGTACTACTACAACACCGCCAAATATCGCGCGGCCATGAGCCGTTTCAAAAGAGTGCTCACCCATTACCCCGACGTGGGCCTTTACGACGAGGCCATGCACAAGCTGCGTTTGGCCCAGGATAAATGGAACGCGTTACCCAAGCGCGAGCGCGAGGGCGAGGCCATAGACCGCCGCGACCTGACTGCTCCCCTGCCGGGCGTGGAAACCCCGGACGTGCTCCTGGGTGGCCACGAAAGCCCGCTGTAG